The following are from one region of the Aequoribacter fuscus genome:
- the coaBC gene encoding bifunctional phosphopantothenoylcysteine decarboxylase/phosphopantothenate--cysteine ligase CoaBC — translation MGHLNQRNIIIGVCGGIAAYKSAELVRQLQKQGANVRVVMTEGAQAFITPLTLQALSGNPVHTELLDAEAERGMGHIELARWADAIVIAPATADVLAKLANGDADNLLTTLVLATAAPVFVAPAMNQQMWAQTATQDNCDTLRRRKFVFVGPEAGEQACGDVGSGRMSEPADIVEALNTHFPSRALEGLRLVITAGPTREAIDPVRFIGNHSSGKMGFALARAAIEAGATVTLVAGPVHLDTPERATRIDVESARDMLSACHSACHQADIFIACAAVADYRPVTVADHKLKKQGDSGLTIELTQNPDIVATISKEFPSLYTVGFAAETQHVLEHAREKRIRKQLDLIIANDVGNDAVFGQDHNSVIIIGSELELHLPEASKLDVARTCINELAKEYRRTH, via the coding sequence ATGGGACATCTTAATCAGCGAAATATCATCATCGGCGTCTGTGGAGGCATCGCAGCCTACAAATCCGCTGAATTGGTGCGCCAACTGCAGAAGCAAGGTGCCAATGTTCGCGTTGTGATGACCGAGGGTGCACAAGCCTTTATCACCCCTTTGACGCTGCAGGCCTTGAGCGGAAACCCTGTACATACCGAACTTCTCGACGCTGAAGCCGAACGCGGTATGGGTCACATCGAACTGGCGCGCTGGGCTGATGCCATTGTGATTGCGCCTGCGACGGCCGATGTTCTCGCCAAACTTGCGAATGGCGATGCCGACAATCTATTGACCACCCTTGTGCTGGCCACCGCAGCACCCGTATTTGTTGCGCCCGCTATGAATCAGCAGATGTGGGCGCAAACGGCCACGCAAGACAATTGCGACACGCTGCGACGACGCAAGTTTGTGTTCGTTGGACCTGAGGCGGGTGAGCAAGCGTGCGGCGACGTCGGGTCAGGCCGTATGAGCGAACCCGCCGATATCGTCGAGGCATTAAATACACACTTCCCCTCTAGAGCGCTTGAGGGTTTACGCTTGGTGATTACCGCAGGTCCCACCCGAGAAGCCATAGACCCCGTGCGCTTCATCGGCAACCACAGCTCAGGCAAAATGGGCTTCGCGCTGGCCCGCGCTGCCATTGAAGCGGGCGCGACGGTTACGCTTGTCGCCGGCCCAGTTCACCTAGACACACCGGAGCGGGCCACGCGGATTGATGTCGAAAGCGCCCGTGACATGCTAAGCGCCTGCCACAGTGCCTGTCACCAGGCAGATATTTTTATTGCCTGCGCCGCGGTGGCCGACTACAGACCGGTAACCGTGGCGGATCATAAACTCAAAAAGCAAGGGGACAGCGGGCTGACCATAGAACTTACCCAAAACCCCGACATTGTTGCCACCATCAGTAAAGAATTCCCTTCGCTCTACACGGTGGGTTTTGCCGCTGAAACGCAACACGTCCTTGAACATGCGCGCGAAAAACGAATTCGCAAACAACTCGATCTTATTATTGCCAACGATGTGGGCAACGATGCTGTATTCGGACAAGACCATAACAGCGTGATCATTATTGGTTCAGAGTTAGAATTACACTTACCGGAAGCGAGCAAGTTGGACGTCGCTCGAACCTGCATCAATGAGCTTGCCAAAGAATATCGCCGCACCCATTAA